The following are encoded in a window of Chitinophagaceae bacterium genomic DNA:
- a CDS encoding SusC/RagA family TonB-linked outer membrane protein: MKSAIMRVSLSIACILLSATVWSQTQKISGKITSDEDNKPLSGVNIIVKGKNTGTQTNSNGEFSIDASQGDVLVFSFTGFTSQEVTVGTSSNVSLSMKTEASNLGEVVVVGYGTQSRRNLTSSISKLDNAVLKNAPRSNVATALQGSIAGIRVVNNSGTPGGAPSILLRGYSTISSDVSPLVVVDGIIRSLNDIPSDDIASIELLKDAASTAIYGTRATNGVILITTKQGKSGTAQVSYKYVKGLNRNREDYNYLSAKDYIYYNRLGNFNSQRSLTAVNQSRGYGLPTGPGVPSGTGIADFNLFDIRKYDASNAYLLNSGWDTVGDPYGGTIIFKDHGGEVADLVFRNSNTDDHYVNVTGGNDRGKYFASFDYYKETGIIVGSDYKRFSGNINGSYKVKPNLEVGSGATFSTSSQFGVIGGEINTLYRNIGLWPTMNPWLDSAKTIPNPGNGITDGNPLYWLNKNIRNNEVNRITGNAFVKYDIMKNLFVKLSGNIYLFENVNDGFTKATQTYGQLYTNPQGFNTTRPAFASFGRTVQKTFNGIINYTKSIGRKHNIEAMIGAESFGQKSLSTQVSGTGAPTDDITTVNASTVFAPGSNFSSKSQFRIISNFSRINYNYDNRYLLTFVHRADGISSLAEKVRWGFFPGISVGWNLHNEKFYKGSAVANVVSSIKPRISYGVNGNASGIGNYDVQGGYGSQGNYNGGLGFLNTLPVNPKLTWEKSTTTDIGLDIGILKNKVTIIFDYFKRLNSDILQSLVLPAYTGFGGITTNNGELENKGYEFTVNANILKTKSGINLDVSGNIAFVKNKITKLPFNGNENNRQGGFQIFDPKAGKVIWVSGLQEGQPLGAVYAYKQISIFQNAAEIATVANTRYDAVALISGPGLTSGLGKITPGDVNWMDVDKNDTIDSRDQVYVGNINPKFTGGFSTTLSFKGFSLYTRWDFAVGHILYNDLVTRTLGNYQGTFNYIDWQKKGFSGDNSMNDIPKVYFADQVGAPAGKKNYTRGNNANQVLQSNNSRFYEKGDYLACREITLSYDFGKKLLSKTRVLSQARLFMNINNLFYITKFSGNSPEPKSNGIFAGNYPTPKSYVFGVQVSF; this comes from the coding sequence ATGAAATCTGCAATTATGAGAGTCTCGCTTTCGATAGCCTGCATTCTCCTATCAGCGACTGTTTGGTCGCAAACTCAAAAAATTTCCGGTAAGATTACCTCTGATGAGGATAATAAGCCATTATCGGGCGTGAACATTATTGTAAAAGGAAAAAATACTGGTACACAAACAAACAGCAATGGTGAATTTTCCATTGACGCATCGCAGGGGGATGTATTAGTTTTTTCATTTACAGGATTTACTTCTCAAGAAGTTACTGTCGGTACTTCATCCAATGTTTCACTTTCTATGAAAACGGAAGCATCCAATCTCGGTGAGGTTGTTGTTGTCGGGTATGGTACACAATCAAGACGAAATCTTACAAGCTCGATTAGCAAGCTTGATAATGCTGTGCTTAAAAATGCCCCAAGGTCAAATGTTGCTACGGCTCTGCAAGGTTCCATAGCCGGTATAAGAGTAGTGAATAATTCAGGAACACCCGGGGGGGCTCCTTCAATTCTTTTGAGGGGCTATTCTACCATCAGCAGTGATGTCTCGCCATTAGTAGTAGTTGATGGAATAATACGTTCACTCAATGATATACCAAGTGACGATATCGCATCTATTGAATTATTGAAAGATGCGGCTTCAACAGCAATTTATGGGACAAGGGCTACAAATGGTGTGATACTTATTACCACAAAACAGGGAAAATCTGGAACGGCACAAGTATCATATAAATATGTAAAAGGTTTAAATAGAAACAGAGAAGATTATAACTACCTGAGTGCAAAAGATTATATCTATTATAACCGGTTGGGAAATTTCAATAGCCAAAGATCACTTACAGCAGTTAATCAATCAAGAGGATATGGTTTACCAACAGGGCCGGGGGTACCCTCCGGCACAGGTATTGCAGATTTTAACTTGTTCGACATCAGAAAGTATGATGCCTCCAATGCTTACCTTCTCAATAGTGGATGGGATACCGTTGGTGACCCTTATGGCGGTACAATCATTTTTAAGGACCATGGTGGTGAAGTTGCTGACCTGGTATTCAGGAATAGTAATACAGATGACCACTATGTAAATGTAACAGGGGGTAACGACAGGGGAAAATATTTTGCCAGCTTTGATTATTATAAAGAAACAGGAATAATAGTAGGCTCGGACTATAAGCGGTTTTCAGGAAACATTAATGGCTCTTACAAGGTTAAGCCAAACCTGGAAGTTGGCTCAGGGGCCACATTCTCCACTTCTTCTCAATTTGGGGTAATAGGAGGAGAAATTAATACACTTTACAGAAATATTGGACTTTGGCCAACGATGAACCCCTGGCTTGATTCTGCAAAAACTATTCCTAATCCTGGAAATGGTATTACAGACGGCAACCCATTATATTGGTTGAATAAAAACATAAGAAACAATGAAGTTAATAGGATTACTGGTAATGCCTTTGTGAAGTACGACATTATGAAAAACCTTTTTGTAAAACTCTCTGGTAATATTTACCTGTTTGAAAATGTGAATGACGGCTTTACAAAAGCAACACAGACTTACGGACAACTCTATACCAATCCGCAAGGGTTTAATACTACAAGGCCTGCATTTGCTTCATTTGGAAGAACCGTACAAAAAACATTTAATGGCATTATCAATTATACAAAATCCATTGGAAGGAAACATAATATTGAAGCAATGATTGGCGCTGAATCATTTGGTCAGAAATCTTTAAGTACACAGGTTTCCGGTACCGGCGCCCCAACAGATGATATTACAACCGTCAATGCTTCTACTGTTTTTGCACCTGGCAGTAACTTCAGCAGTAAATCTCAATTCAGGATTATCTCCAACTTCAGCAGGATAAATTACAACTATGACAACCGTTATTTACTCACTTTTGTCCACAGAGCAGACGGTATATCCAGCCTGGCAGAAAAAGTGAGATGGGGATTTTTTCCGGGCATTTCAGTGGGTTGGAACTTGCACAATGAAAAATTTTATAAAGGGTCAGCTGTTGCAAACGTAGTTTCTTCCATTAAGCCACGTATAAGCTATGGTGTAAATGGAAATGCTTCCGGCATTGGTAATTATGATGTGCAAGGTGGTTACGGCTCACAAGGCAATTATAACGGTGGCTTGGGATTTCTAAATACACTGCCGGTTAATCCAAAATTAACCTGGGAAAAAAGCACCACAACAGATATAGGACTGGACATTGGTATATTGAAAAATAAGGTTACAATAATTTTTGATTACTTCAAAAGGCTTAACAGCGATATTTTACAAAGCCTGGTGCTTCCCGCTTATACCGGCTTTGGTGGTATTACTACAAATAATGGTGAACTGGAAAATAAAGGTTACGAATTTACGGTTAACGCAAATATCTTAAAAACTAAAAGCGGAATTAACTTAGACGTAAGTGGCAACATCGCATTTGTAAAAAACAAAATAACTAAACTGCCTTTCAATGGTAACGAAAATAACCGGCAGGGAGGTTTTCAAATTTTTGACCCCAAGGCTGGTAAAGTTATTTGGGTAAGTGGATTACAGGAAGGCCAGCCCCTTGGAGCTGTATATGCCTATAAACAAATATCTATTTTTCAAAATGCAGCTGAAATAGCTACAGTTGCTAATACCAGGTACGATGCTGTAGCACTTATCTCCGGCCCCGGGCTTACATCTGGTTTAGGTAAAATCACCCCCGGTGATGTTAACTGGATGGACGTAGATAAAAATGACACAATTGATTCTAGAGACCAGGTATACGTAGGAAACATTAACCCTAAGTTTACAGGAGGTTTTTCTACCACACTTTCGTTTAAGGGCTTTAGCCTGTATACCCGCTGGGATTTTGCGGTTGGTCATATTCTGTACAATGATTTAGTTACAAGAACACTCGGTAATTATCAGGGTACCTTCAATTATATTGACTGGCAGAAGAAAGGTTTTTCTGGCGATAACTCTATGAACGATATTCCAAAAGTTTATTTTGCTGACCAGGTAGGCGCTCCTGCCGGTAAGAAAAACTATACCCGTGGCAATAATGCAAATCAGGTTCTGCAAAGCAACAATTCAAGATTTTATGAAAAAGGTGATTACTTAGCCTGCAGAGAAATTACGCTGTCTTATGATTTTGGAAAAAAACTTTTGTCAAAAACAAGAGTGCTGTCGCAGGCAAGGTTGTTTATGAACATTAATAACCTGTTTTACATTACCAAATTTAGTGGTAATTCACCTGAGCCAAAATCAAACGGAATTTTTGCAGGAAACTATCCAACGCCAAAATCATATGTGTTCGGGGTACAGGTATCCTTTTAA
- a CDS encoding FadR family transcriptional regulator, with product MLTETFKSIENTSLVDRVESNLVQLLQQQKLKIGDSIPTELELAERLGVSRTVIREALLRLRMMGLIESKKKKGAVITSPDLFGNMSKSMNPHILTPETLREVFEIRLVLEIGMADLLFHRITKEDIKALHEIVDDEPPATQYHLFNIEHEIAFHGKLYEITGNETMKKFQKMLLPVFDYVHNSGLLKKQPLLKMFVSHKELVDILEDGTPEQFRNGMRDHLENHFARIFDLP from the coding sequence ATGCTTACAGAAACATTTAAGTCCATAGAAAATACCAGTCTTGTTGACAGAGTGGAGTCGAACCTGGTGCAGCTCTTACAACAGCAAAAGTTGAAAATCGGGGATTCTATACCAACTGAACTGGAACTTGCCGAAAGGCTTGGCGTAAGCCGTACTGTAATAAGAGAAGCCTTGCTCCGGCTTAGGATGATGGGGCTGATTGAATCAAAAAAGAAAAAAGGCGCTGTTATTACCAGCCCTGATTTATTTGGTAATATGAGCAAGAGCATGAATCCTCATATTCTTACGCCTGAAACATTGAGGGAAGTATTTGAAATACGGTTAGTGCTGGAAATAGGAATGGCTGATTTGCTTTTTCATCGCATTACAAAAGAGGATATTAAAGCCCTGCATGAAATTGTGGACGACGAACCCCCGGCAACTCAATATCATCTATTTAATATTGAGCATGAAATTGCCTTTCACGGTAAACTGTATGAGATAACTGGTAATGAAACCATGAAAAAATTCCAGAAAATGTTATTGCCCGTTTTTGATTATGTACATAACAGCGGATTATTAAAAAAACAGCCTTTGTTAAAAATGTTTGTTTCCCATAAAGAGCTAGTGGATATTCTGGAGGATGGGACTCCCGAGCAATTTAGAAATGGTATGAGAGACCATCTTGAGAACCATTTTGCCAGGATATTCGATTTACCATAG
- a CDS encoding tungsten formylmethanofuran dehydrogenase, whose translation MTDKDILLRAYRLMCQAKAMATTYEDNRPICRYVHSTSRGHEAIQLATAFQLLPCDFVSPYYRDESLLLGLGFSPYELMLQLLAKGNDIFTGGREYYSHPNYRGEDKPTIIHQSSATGMQAIPTTGIAQGVKFLEKIQSDKLKRGANGEPPVVICSLGDASVTEGEVSEAFQFAALHQLPVIYLVQDNGWGISVTSEEARTTNANEMVKGFKGIKRISIDGSDFLQSYDVMKNVVEEVRRERHPFLVHARVPLLGHHTSGVRKEFYRTDEDLAKHSADDPGPKLRKKLQEMGIDEEHLVHIEEEAAKEVAHHFQGAVAAPEPDPATVGNHVFVPTGITDEQGERIPIAIGTGKEKVLMVDAALFAIREIMEDFPEALLYGQDVGRRLGGVFREAATLAEQFGDHRVFNTAIQEAYIIGSTVGMCATGLKPIVEVQFGDYIYPGLNQLVTEISKSCYLSCGKFPVQTLIRVPVGAYGGGGPYHSGCVETTLLSIKGIKIVYPSNAADMKGLLKAAFLDPNPVVMLEHKGLYWSKVPGTEDAKTIEPSRDYIIPLGKGNIVLPADDDCVEDGESCCVITYGMGVYWAKAAAKNFPGRVEIIDLRTLFPLDEELVFATVKKHGKCLVLTEEQQDNSFSEALAGRISKTCFQWLDAPVEVLGAMNLPAVPMNTILEQAMLPGAEKLSKRIEQLLSA comes from the coding sequence ATGACCGACAAGGATATTTTATTAAGGGCTTACCGGTTGATGTGCCAGGCAAAGGCCATGGCCACCACCTATGAAGATAACAGGCCCATTTGCAGGTATGTGCATTCCACCAGTCGTGGACATGAAGCCATTCAACTGGCCACCGCCTTTCAGTTGCTGCCCTGTGATTTTGTAAGTCCTTATTACCGGGATGAAAGTTTATTGCTCGGGCTTGGGTTTTCTCCTTATGAACTGATGCTGCAGTTGCTTGCCAAAGGCAATGATATATTTACCGGTGGCCGGGAATATTATTCTCATCCCAATTACCGGGGAGAAGATAAGCCCACCATCATCCACCAGAGCAGCGCCACCGGAATGCAGGCCATCCCCACCACCGGGATTGCGCAGGGAGTGAAATTCCTGGAAAAAATACAGTCGGATAAACTGAAAAGGGGTGCCAACGGGGAACCACCGGTTGTCATCTGTTCACTGGGCGATGCATCGGTTACGGAGGGGGAAGTGAGTGAAGCATTCCAGTTTGCCGCATTGCACCAGTTGCCTGTTATTTACCTGGTGCAGGATAATGGCTGGGGCATCAGTGTTACGTCGGAGGAAGCAAGGACCACCAATGCCAATGAAATGGTAAAGGGTTTCAAGGGTATAAAACGCATCAGTATTGACGGCAGTGATTTTTTACAGAGTTATGATGTGATGAAAAATGTGGTAGAGGAAGTGAGGAGGGAACGGCATCCGTTTTTGGTGCATGCAAGGGTTCCTTTGCTTGGGCATCACACCAGCGGCGTACGGAAAGAATTTTACCGAACGGATGAAGACCTGGCCAAACATTCGGCAGATGATCCCGGCCCAAAACTCCGCAAAAAATTACAGGAGATGGGTATTGATGAGGAACACCTTGTTCATATAGAAGAAGAAGCGGCAAAAGAAGTGGCGCATCATTTCCAGGGAGCTGTTGCCGCACCCGAACCTGATCCCGCAACGGTCGGTAACCATGTTTTTGTGCCTACGGGTATCACCGATGAACAGGGAGAGAGAATCCCGATAGCTATCGGGACCGGTAAAGAAAAAGTTTTGATGGTGGATGCGGCATTATTTGCCATACGCGAGATCATGGAGGATTTTCCCGAAGCGCTTTTGTACGGGCAGGATGTAGGCAGAAGGCTGGGCGGCGTTTTCCGGGAAGCAGCTACCCTTGCCGAACAGTTTGGCGACCACCGGGTTTTTAATACCGCCATACAGGAAGCATATATCATCGGGTCTACGGTTGGCATGTGTGCAACCGGCCTGAAACCTATCGTGGAAGTTCAGTTTGGAGATTATATTTACCCAGGCCTGAATCAGCTGGTAACAGAGATCTCAAAAAGCTGTTATCTCAGTTGCGGGAAATTCCCGGTACAGACATTGATACGGGTACCGGTAGGCGCTTATGGCGGCGGCGGTCCTTATCACAGCGGTTGCGTGGAAACCACCTTGCTTTCCATCAAAGGCATCAAGATCGTTTACCCCAGCAATGCGGCCGATATGAAGGGACTTTTAAAAGCGGCGTTCCTCGATCCCAACCCGGTGGTGATGCTGGAGCACAAAGGACTTTACTGGAGCAAAGTGCCTGGCACAGAAGACGCAAAGACCATTGAACCCTCCCGGGATTATATCATTCCATTAGGTAAAGGAAATATTGTATTACCCGCAGATGATGATTGCGTGGAAGACGGTGAAAGCTGTTGCGTGATCACATACGGAATGGGAGTTTACTGGGCAAAAGCAGCCGCTAAGAATTTCCCCGGCCGGGTTGAGATCATTGACCTGCGCACGTTGTTCCCATTAGACGAGGAACTTGTTTTTGCAACCGTGAAAAAGCATGGAAAATGCCTGGTACTTACCGAGGAACAACAGGACAATTCTTTTTCAGAAGCGCTGGCAGGCCGGATCTCAAAAACCTGTTTTCAATGGCTGGATGCCCCGGTGGAGGTGCTGGGCGCCATGAATTTACCGGCCGTGCCCATGAATACGATACTGGAGCAGGCCATGTTGCCCGGTGCTGAAAAACTGTCTAAGCGGATCGAACAACTTCTGAGTGCTTAA
- a CDS encoding fumarylacetoacetate hydrolase family protein, with product MKIICVGRNYADHAKELGNDIPDEPVLFMKPKSALLQSHTPFYYPEFTNELHYECEIVLRVCKNGKYIQEKHAPNYYDAVTVGIDFTARDIQDELKKKGLPWEKAKAFDNSAVLGKFIELTPDFNRKSINFSLLKNKELVQKANSSQMIFSFEKIIENISNYFSLNIGDLIFTGTPAGVGEAVVGDVLEGFIDNQCMLNIEVK from the coding sequence ATGAAGATTATTTGTGTAGGCCGAAATTATGCTGATCACGCAAAAGAACTCGGTAATGATATTCCGGATGAGCCGGTTTTGTTCATGAAACCCAAGAGTGCGCTTCTTCAAAGCCATACCCCATTTTATTATCCTGAATTTACCAATGAACTGCATTATGAATGTGAGATCGTATTGAGGGTTTGCAAGAACGGTAAATACATACAGGAAAAGCATGCGCCCAATTATTACGATGCCGTAACGGTTGGCATTGATTTTACCGCCCGTGACATCCAGGATGAGCTGAAAAAGAAAGGCCTTCCCTGGGAAAAGGCAAAAGCATTCGATAACTCCGCCGTGCTGGGAAAATTCATTGAACTGACACCCGATTTCAACCGGAAAAGCATTAATTTTTCGTTATTAAAGAACAAGGAACTGGTGCAGAAAGCCAATTCTTCGCAAATGATCTTCAGCTTTGAAAAGATCATTGAGAACATCTCCAATTATTTTTCTCTGAATATCGGCGACCTCATCTTTACCGGTACCCCGGCAGGTGTTGGCGAAGCCGTGGTGGGAGACGTACTGGAAGGATTTATCGATAACCAGTGCATGCTGAACATAGAAGTAAAATAG
- a CDS encoding aminoacyl-tRNA hydrolase, whose protein sequence is MSKFLIVGLGNIGSEYANTRHNIGFDVVNAFVMKHKGSFEVDRLAYKAEVKFKGKNLVCICPTTYMNLSGRAFKYWLDKTKLPLENTLTIVDDIALPLDKIRLRPGGSDAGHNGLKDIQNILGTDKYPKLRFGIGDQYPRGMQAEFVLGKWLKEEEPMVRLKIEKCIEIIESFVAVGIEQSMTLYNNISVKL, encoded by the coding sequence ATGTCTAAATTTCTCATTGTTGGCCTGGGCAATATCGGGTCCGAGTATGCAAATACCCGTCATAATATTGGTTTTGATGTAGTGAATGCATTTGTGATGAAACACAAAGGCAGTTTTGAGGTTGACCGCCTGGCCTATAAGGCGGAGGTAAAGTTCAAGGGGAAGAACCTGGTATGCATTTGTCCCACCACCTACATGAACCTGAGCGGACGGGCTTTTAAGTACTGGCTGGATAAGACAAAACTGCCGCTGGAAAACACCCTGACCATTGTGGATGATATTGCCCTGCCTTTGGATAAGATCAGGCTCCGGCCCGGTGGCTCAGACGCCGGCCATAATGGGCTCAAGGATATACAGAATATCCTGGGTACGGATAAATACCCCAAACTCAGGTTTGGCATCGGGGACCAGTACCCGAGGGGTATGCAGGCAGAATTTGTGCTGGGTAAATGGCTTAAGGAAGAAGAGCCCATGGTAAGGCTGAAAATAGAAAAATGCATCGAGATCATCGAAAGTTTTGTAGCCGTTGGCATCGAACAGTCAATGACATTATATAATAATATATCCGTAAAACTTTAA
- a CDS encoding DNA translocase FtsK, whose protein sequence is MANKLKSSRTKPADPEQMKQEKEETVEVKQLLKDERTHKIAGSILLLFAFLFFIAFTSYLFTWGDDQDKFSYRMLLANDIKVQNLLGTFGAFISEIFVRHGFGIASYLICSTFFVIGINLFFGKKVFSIGKNIKYLILGLPVISVAAAVIFQGKAFPYGGAAGDMMRDWMYVTVGKIGTIAILSVAVLSYIIWRFNPVFKLPSKKAALAPEENTEPVAEIISEKVEWKGTEEPVPSSGNSLKGNGAMLDILQSGDKGPQHDLNVVEKEEPEIRPVVPEEPVIKEPVIPVKAVPVVSDLPLEIKTVPEKHAEEAAAPAAAKLPSSKPYDPVLDLRDYKYPVLDLLENHGSDKIVQDANELENNKNQIINTLKNYDIQIQKIYATVGPTVTLYEIIPAAGVRISRIKNLEDDIALSLAALGIRIIAPIPGKGTIGIEVPNAKKTVVSMKTLLSSEKFQKNNFSLPIAIGKKIDNENFIVDLTTMPHLLMAGATGQGKSVGLNAILVSLLYKKHPSQLKFVLVDPKKVELSIYKTIENHFLAKLPGEEDAIITDTKKVVHTLNALCIEMDNRYDLLKEAGCRNIREYNEKFVARKLNPEKGHQYLPFIVLVVDEFADLIMTAGKEIEMPIARLAQLARAVGIHLIIATQRPSVNIITGTIKANFPARIAFKVSSKIDSRTILDTGGAEQLIGKGDMLISYNGDIVRLQCAFVDTPEVDKIVDFIGQQRGYPQAFLLPEYIDEKEMEGKDFDLGDKDPLFEDAARLIVASQVGSTSLLQRRMKLGYNRAGRLMDQLEAAGIVGGNQGSKARDVLVKTEADLQQMLDTLN, encoded by the coding sequence ATGGCGAATAAACTTAAATCCTCCAGGACAAAACCTGCAGATCCTGAGCAGATGAAACAGGAAAAAGAAGAGACCGTAGAGGTAAAACAATTACTTAAGGACGAACGTACGCATAAGATTGCCGGCAGTATTTTGCTGCTTTTTGCTTTTCTTTTTTTCATAGCTTTTACATCGTATTTATTTACCTGGGGGGACGACCAGGACAAGTTCAGCTACCGCATGCTGCTTGCCAACGACATCAAAGTGCAGAACCTGCTGGGCACTTTCGGCGCTTTCATCTCGGAAATATTCGTCCGTCATGGTTTCGGCATCGCTTCTTATCTCATCTGCAGTACATTCTTTGTGATCGGCATTAACCTGTTCTTCGGGAAGAAGGTCTTTTCCATTGGCAAGAATATCAAATACCTCATACTTGGTTTACCCGTTATCAGCGTGGCGGCCGCGGTTATCTTCCAGGGCAAGGCATTCCCGTATGGGGGCGCAGCCGGTGACATGATGCGGGACTGGATGTATGTGACCGTTGGCAAGATCGGTACCATCGCCATCTTATCCGTGGCTGTACTGTCATATATTATCTGGCGGTTCAACCCGGTATTTAAACTGCCATCGAAAAAAGCAGCCCTTGCCCCGGAAGAAAATACGGAACCAGTTGCGGAGATCATTTCAGAAAAAGTAGAGTGGAAGGGAACAGAAGAACCCGTTCCTTCATCCGGCAATTCATTAAAGGGCAATGGTGCCATGCTGGATATCCTGCAGTCGGGCGACAAAGGGCCACAGCACGATCTGAATGTGGTTGAAAAAGAAGAACCGGAAATAAGACCGGTAGTGCCGGAAGAGCCTGTCATAAAAGAACCGGTGATCCCTGTTAAAGCGGTGCCTGTTGTAAGCGACCTTCCGCTGGAGATCAAAACAGTGCCGGAAAAGCATGCAGAAGAGGCAGCAGCGCCGGCAGCTGCAAAACTCCCGTCCTCCAAGCCCTATGATCCTGTGCTGGACCTGCGGGATTATAAATACCCGGTGCTTGACCTCCTGGAAAATCATGGCAGTGATAAGATCGTGCAGGATGCCAATGAACTGGAGAATAACAAGAACCAGATCATCAACACACTGAAGAACTACGACATCCAGATACAGAAGATCTATGCCACCGTTGGGCCAACGGTTACCTTGTATGAGATCATTCCGGCGGCCGGCGTACGAATCTCCCGGATCAAGAACCTGGAAGATGATATTGCACTGAGCCTGGCGGCATTGGGCATCCGCATCATTGCGCCCATACCCGGTAAAGGCACCATCGGTATTGAAGTGCCGAATGCCAAGAAGACAGTGGTGAGCATGAAAACCCTGCTGTCCTCCGAGAAATTCCAGAAAAATAATTTCTCTCTTCCCATTGCCATCGGTAAAAAGATCGATAATGAGAATTTTATTGTTGATCTCACTACCATGCCGCACCTGCTGATGGCAGGCGCCACCGGCCAGGGAAAATCGGTTGGATTGAATGCCATCCTGGTTTCGCTGTTGTATAAAAAACATCCTTCGCAACTGAAATTTGTCCTGGTGGATCCGAAGAAAGTGGAGCTGAGTATTTACAAGACGATCGAAAATCACTTTTTGGCAAAACTGCCCGGCGAGGAAGATGCCATCATCACCGATACAAAAAAAGTGGTGCATACCCTCAATGCACTCTGCATTGAGATGGACAACCGGTATGACCTGTTGAAAGAAGCCGGTTGCCGCAATATCCGGGAGTACAATGAAAAATTTGTAGCCCGGAAACTGAATCCTGAAAAAGGGCACCAGTACCTGCCTTTTATTGTTTTGGTGGTGGATGAATTTGCCGACCTGATCATGACCGCCGGTAAGGAAATTGAAATGCCGATAGCCCGCCTGGCACAGCTGGCGAGGGCAGTGGGGATTCACCTGATCATTGCCACGCAACGGCCTTCGGTAAATATCATTACCGGTACCATTAAGGCAAACTTCCCCGCCCGTATTGCTTTTAAAGTGAGCAGTAAGATCGACAGCCGTACCATCCTGGATACCGGCGGCGCTGAACAATTGATCGGCAAGGGCGATATGCTCATCAGCTATAATGGCGACATCGTCCGGTTACAATGTGCCTTTGTGGATACCCCCGAAGTGGATAAGATCGTTGACTTCATTGGTCAGCAACGCGGTTATCCGCAGGCATTCTTATTGCCGGAGTATATTGATGAGAAAGAGATGGAGGGGAAGGATTTTGACCTGGGCGATAAAGACCCCTTGTTTGAAGATGCCGCCCGGCTGATCGTTGCCAGCCAGGTAGGAAGTACTTCCTTACTGCAACGCCGCATGAAACTGGGCTATAACCGGGCCGGCCGGTTGATGGATCAACTGGAAGCGGCAGGAATAGTAGGAGGCAACCAGGGAAGCAAGGCAAGGGATGTATTGGTAAAAACAGAAGCAGACCTGCAGCAGATGCTGGATACATTAAATTAA
- a CDS encoding DUF423 domain-containing protein — MHKGFLRTAALLGAISVALGAFGAHGLKKILDADLLQVFETAVRYQFYHVFALLAAGILYKEFPGKRLRWAGYLFMAGIVLFSGSLYLLCYVKHAALPLAWIGAVTPFGGVAFIAGWVMMFAAVVKRD; from the coding sequence ATGCATAAAGGATTTTTAAGAACAGCGGCCCTGCTCGGTGCCATATCAGTAGCCCTCGGAGCTTTTGGCGCCCATGGATTGAAGAAGATACTGGATGCGGATCTTTTGCAGGTTTTTGAAACGGCAGTGCGCTACCAGTTCTATCATGTGTTTGCCTTGCTGGCGGCAGGTATTTTGTATAAAGAGTTCCCGGGTAAGCGGCTGCGGTGGGCGGGTTATTTATTTATGGCCGGCATCGTGCTTTTCAGCGGTTCGCTGTACCTGCTTTGTTATGTAAAACATGCCGCATTGCCCCTTGCCTGGATCGGTGCTGTCACACCTTTTGGCGGTGTTGCCTTTATAGCAGGCTGGGTCATGATGTTTGCAGCGGTCGTGAAACGGGATTAA
- a CDS encoding shikimate kinase, whose translation MNSFDNSPFRGPVGNIFLIGFMGSGKTYWGRKWAQQLNLDFFDLDELIEAGQEKTIAGIFEEHGEAYFRQLESGILRTFSGKTGFILACGGGTACFNDNMQWMNANGTTVYLSALPQTIYQRVLQEKDKRPLLKDTDRPGLLLFIEQKLKEREVFYNQAKMILPAEELNMESLQPLNL comes from the coding sequence ATGAACTCTTTTGACAATTCCCCCTTTAGGGGGCCAGTGGGCAATATCTTCCTGATCGGATTTATGGGCAGCGGCAAGACCTACTGGGGCAGGAAATGGGCGCAGCAGTTAAACCTTGATTTTTTTGACCTGGATGAGCTGATCGAGGCCGGCCAGGAAAAAACCATTGCCGGGATCTTTGAAGAGCATGGGGAGGCGTATTTCAGGCAGCTTGAATCAGGTATACTGAGAACATTTTCCGGCAAAACCGGCTTTATACTTGCCTGTGGCGGCGGCACGGCCTGCTTTAATGATAATATGCAATGGATGAATGCGAACGGAACAACCGTTTACCTGTCTGCATTGCCGCAAACTATTTACCAACGGGTGCTGCAGGAAAAAGACAAGCGCCCCCTTTTGAAAGATACAGACCGGCCGGGATTACTTTTATTTATTGAACAGAAATTGAAAGAGCGGGAAGTTTTCTATAACCAGGCAAAAATGATTTTACCAGCAGAGGAATTGAATATGGAAAGTTTACAACCTTTAAATCTTTAA